Below is a genomic region from Neovison vison isolate M4711 chromosome 9, ASM_NN_V1, whole genome shotgun sequence.
TCCCCACGTGTGTGTGCGAAACCTTGGGGATGGGCTGTACGGGCCTCCCCTGGCTGCAGAAGGGCCGTACCTCCCCGtttcctacccaccccccaccctctgtcCCATCCCACCCTGGCTCTGGCTCCGGTCTCTCACCTGGTGCTCAGCCCCAGCAGGGGCCTCCTCCTGGACCTGCTCAGAGCCCCACAGGAAGTGCATGGCGGCCATGGCTTCCTGGTGCCTCTGCCGGGTCAGCAGGAAGCGGGGGGTTTCGGGCATGTAGCACATGAGCAGCAGCATGAAGGACGCGGGCGCACAGCCCAGGACAGCCAGCCAGCGCCACTCTAGGACCCAGcctggtgggggggcaggggggcagatgTCAGAGTGCGAGTGGGCCAGGCTGGATTTTATCAGGCCAAGGGCTCAGCTTCAAGGGTGGAGGGCCTCACTACCTCCGCATGGCTATGCTCGTGTTTGTCACCAATATTGTCACCAACTGGGGCTGATAAGTATTGTAGAAATGCTGGTGGGTACGTCATGATGCTACAtcggctcagtaaatatttatgcggcaattaaaaacagaatgaggCATCTGCTCTTTGTCTAAAAGGTAGGGGAGGGAGAATGAATATGCACAGACTCTGGAAGGCCACCAAGCAGCAGGCGAGGCCGGTCCTCTGGACGGGAAGGGGGACAGCGTGGGAGAGATGCTTTATGGAACACCAGTGGATCAACCGTCACAGAAGCTGATCAAGGAACATGCTGGTTAGGATGAGCTGGAGGGAATTCTGCATTTGGCAGGGGGTTTGGTACCCCGAGGGGCCCCCCAAAGCAGCCAGACTGCTGGATGTAAGTGGGCAAAAATCAAAGAGCCCAACCAGGATGTCGCCCACTCCGAAGAACCAAATGGCACATACTCTGGTCCCTCTGGGTCTCAGGACATCCTTTGATAATTCTCATTGACAGCCTTGGACTAGGTGGGGTTCTCATCACTTAAAGACAGAGGAAGTAAGGCTCACTGGGGCAGtgtgactggcccaaggtcacacagtcagtaAGTGTCCCCTGACATTGTACTGTCTGATGTGAAGCCTCTCTCCACCCCAGTTCTGGTGAAAACATGTCTGCCTCTAGAAGCTTCCTCACGCTGACCCCAGCTCTGACCCTTGGGTCAAATTGCAAATTCAGTACTGGTATTTCTGAGAGACATGCTTGGGCCCTCCAAGCCCCTGGGCTGAAGAGTTTTAGGGGTGTCCCAGCCACCCCCTTGAGTCCTCAAGTTTGTCACTGCACAGTGAGGTACTGACCGAACCGGTCAGCCCCTACCCCCGTTGCAATGGGCTTCTGCCCTGGGAAGATGAGGACACCCCCTTCTCCAGCTCTCCCTGGAACATAGTCACAAGACCCACATGTCCCAGGGGCTCAGGGAGCTGGTCTGTATgacaggctgtgtgaccttgggcaagtctcttgacctctctgaacttcagtgtcTACATTTGTGAAAAGGCCACGCAGCCATGAATTGGGATCAAAAGAGAGGCTGTGAAATACCTGCCAGGTAGGCCAGGAGAATGCCTGTGACGACCATCAGTTGTACACAGGAGCCCAGCAGCCCCCTCACTGCAGGGTAGGAGATTTCAGAGATATACACCTGTGGGCAGTGAAGAAGAAACTTTACTCGGGCTGACAGTTCTTAAAACTGAAAAGCCTCAGCCCTTCAGAGTTGAGGAGAGCCTTGGCAGGGGGCTGCTGCAAGCCAGGTAAGCAAGCAGGTCCCAAGTCAGCAAAGCCTTCCCCATACCTCCCCAAGGATCAGCAGCAGATGTTTTAAAGGGGAGTAAGGATATAGATACATggcttgctgtgtgtgtgtgtgtgtgtgtgagagagagagagagagagaaagagagagagagagagagaaggccacAAAGCCTTTCAAACTTCGATCACATTGTATGACTACCCTTGATAAAACACAGGTTCTGATGCAGTAGGTCTAGGGTGGGGCCCAAaattctgcctttcttttcttatttaattcacttatttgagaaagagcagggagcaagggagtggaggaaggggcatagagagagggagaagcagactccttgctgagcagggagcccgaagtgcggctccatcccaggatcctgagatcacgacctgagctgaaggcagatgcttaaccacctgaaccACCTGGAGCCCCCACAAGATTCTGCCTTTCTGACTACCTCCAGGTGACACCCGGGCTGCTGGTCCCAGAATCACACTCTCAGTGAGAGTGAGCGAAAGCCAACTCTTTGCCTCAGTTGCTACCAGTGACTGCCACTGCTTCCTCTGGGATCCGGGGCCAGAAAGGTCTTACCCATACTCCTAGGTGATTCTGTACCTTATGCCCACGAGTAAGATGGGCATGTTTTTGTCCagtaacaaaacccaaaacacaaaatCTGACTCAGCTGCTACCTGCTGCCCAGCAAATGCGGGTAAAATGAGTGGTGGGAGCAAAGGATGACCAGGGAGGACTCTGAACCACTACTTTTAATCTTGACCGGGTTGGCGTGTGGCTGGTGGACCATCCAAGCCTCGTGGCCAGCAGAACGGTTTACTGGTCACCCCGCAATTTCCGCTGCTAGGGTCCAAGCCCTCCACAAGCCACACCAGGGCTCTATATGCAGCTTTGCTTAATCCCTACAACCACTGCATGAGATAAGgcctttattcccattttacaggggaggaaagtgaggcacagagaggtataCTCTGCCCCAGCAAGTGAAGATCCCTGGATTTCACCTGGGTAGACCGCTCCCAAGTCAACCTGGACAGTGGTGCATTGGAAGATGGGAAGCAGCTGGAGGACTAGCTCCTGAGTAGTGAAGGGGAACAGCAGAGCCCAGAGGCCTTTGATGCCAGGTCAAACAAGAACAGGATTTTCCTGCTACACGTAGTCAGTGGCCCCAATGACAGCGGGAGAGCTAAGCCTTACTCTAGGCTTCTGTGACCATCCACAGGTGGTATCTTATTTGTAGAGCAAAAGAGAGGCCTGGTTAAGTGGCACAGTCCTGGGTTCGAGTAATAGCTTCGCCACTGCCTAGTTGTGACTCGACAAAGGGCTTCAGTTTCTGAAGCTCACTTCATCTGTCAACGAGGATAACGGCGGCTCCTTCCAAGGCCGGCTgcggggtggggtgtggggtggggaagatAAAGCCGGCGAGGGGCGCGGTGCTAGGCACCCAGGACTCCACAGCCAGGGAGAACCACGCCCCCAGTCCTTCCCTGTCCCAGGGCGCGAGGCTGGGGGGCACTCACCGGGGCTACGAGCGAGGCAATACCGCAGGCCAGGCCGGTTAGGAGGCGGCCCCCGAGCAGCATCCACACGTTCTGGGCCGCGGTGATGACGGCAAAGCCGACCACGAAGGGCGCGGTGCAGAGCAGCAGGCTCAGCTTGCGCCCGGCGCGGTCCACGAGCCAGCCTCCCAGCACGCCCCCCGCCGCGGCTCCCAGGGTCACGATGGCCTGGGGGCGGGGCGACCGGACGATGAAGAGGGGGCGCCACCGCGCCGCAGCCCAACCTCGCCCTCAACTCCAGCCCCAGCAGCCTCCAGGAAGAGGGGATGGGGATCCCAGGCTGGCGGTCGGGGGTAGGAAGCGGGTGACCCCCGGCAGGAGAGCCGGGACGCACCGGGCAGAAGGTCTCAGTGCCCGCCCGAAGCCAGGGAAGCGCGGGAGACCCTCGCGCGTGGGGTGGAGGACGAGGGGCCCAGGCGGGCTGGAGGGTGAGCCCGAGGCCTCACCCCGAACCAGGAGGCGGCGGCGTCATCGAGGCGCAGGGCTGGGGACGCGGCGCGGCGCAGGCTCGGGATGGCCGGGGAGCTGTAGCCGAGCACGAAGCCGAAGCTGAGCGGGCCCAGGGCGGCGGCGAAGGCGGCAAGGAAGACCCGGCGGCTGAGGGGAGCGCTGCGGGGACAGGGCGGCCGGTGAACGGCGCCGGCTTGGGCGCAGCAGGAGGGGCGAGGCTGCGTCCCGGGCCCGGGTCCCCCCCACCCGCTCACCTGCCGTCGGGCGGCCGCAGGAGCGGCTGCGTCTCCTCCCGGTCCTCCGGCGTCATGTCCGCAGTCAACGCCTGCTTGGTCAGCTCTGTTGCCTGAACCGCCACGGGTCCCGCGAGTGCACGCGGCACCCGCCTCTCTGGGCAGAGCCGGCCAATAGGCGGGGAGGGGAGTCtttggggtgggatggggacgGCCAATGGGAACGCCAGGCGGTGGTAGCCTCGCCGCTAGGCACCACCCTCCAAATCAAAGCCGACCAATAGGAGAAAAGAGCCGGTTGGCGACGCCCACTGGAAACGCCCCTAGGACCCGCCTAGCCAGCGCTTAGGTGGGGCGGAGTTTGTATGTGGGCCTGGAGTGGAACCGTCCAATAAGAATGTGGTGCGAACCCAGAGGCGGGATCAGAAAGCGAAGCGGAGCCAGCCAATGAAGGTGTAAAGCGGGGATTGCATCTGCTCCTGGATCCGCCTCTCTGTCTAGCTTCAACCAATGAGGCTAGCAGCAGGGCGAAGGTGGAGCCGCTACACAGCGCACGGGACTTCCCGCACTGACTCAGGGCAGCGGCGGATGTGCTACCTGGTCGGCTGTGCGGTTCCTGCTCTGCGTTAACTGGTACCCTGGGGCCGGGGTTCAACGCGCCTGGCCAAGCTCAGCCCACTGACACCCGCAGGGAGGAATGTCCTGGGCCGCTCTCTTTCCTCTCGCAACCTGGGCTGCTGGGGGCAGAGGCATGGCCCTGCGCGCTGCAGCTGACCTGGGTGCGGGTCATGACTCGGAGTCCGCAGATTGTTGACGGCTACGAGCCGACAACCACCAGGACCTCGAGGTGCTGCGGAGCTGTGTTGGGCAGGGCCCTCATATGTGTGACTGATCGGGGCTTAAATGATGAACCCCGGGTTCCCTGTTAAGTTCCACTCACTTCATAGGCCATCCTGACTCTGGAATCTTCATCTTAACACCTGCCGTCTTGGAGTCTCCTGCGGCTATTAATAGCCAACTTCTTCACTTGAGCACCCAAGTGACTGCTGGAGGTAGGATGATGTTAGAGCTCTGATGTTAGGCCTCGGCCATTTGTACCCAACCCTTCTCTGGGTGAGGCAGCTGAGTTGGAGTACTGAGTAATTCTTGAAAGAACCAGAGCTATGAGAGTAAGAGGTTTGGCTTCTaatccctctctgggcctctatttcctcatctctaagtGGGGATGACAATATCTGCCTTCCGGGATGGTTTTAAGCAGAGCAATATCCACGAAAGACCAAGCACGTGAGGCCCTCAAATGCTAGCCCATTTGATTATGAAAGTCGTTTGACCTGGTGCAACCTCCTGATTGTACTATCTTTAAAGACAGGCAACTGCCCATCTATGCTTCCACAGAGCTTGTACTCGAGTTATAAATTTTTATCTCAGCACTTATCACTGCTGTGTGATGACTTGTTTACTTCCCACCCTCCATTAATGGATGTGACCTCTTCCTCCACACAGTGGGCCCCTGGTGTTTGCAGAGTGGACAAATGCCTCCAACTCCACGGGCATATTGTTGCCAGGGGTAGGCAGAAGGGCTTATGTGGACGGGATGTTCCagtgagcccagctagcaccagCCCTCCGAGCCACAGGCCCTTACAAATCTGCTTCAGCCCTCTGGATGGTGGTCTCCCTTCCCAAGGATGCAGCATTCACCTCTTGGACCTTGTAAGCAGATCTTGCTGCCAGACCACCTCCGATCCCCCCTTTTATAACCTAATCACCATCGATCTGATTAGTAGTGCCCATTTCTTGCCCTTTCTACATTCACTCCTCAGATTTGTGACTCTTGTCAAATCATGGGGCCGTTCTGATGCTTCCAATCTCTTTGGAAGAATGTTCTAAATCACCCTTGGTTTTCTTCTATTCCAGGCTGAGAAGCAAGAaactccgggggtggggggaggacagaAAGAACACACAGACAAACTCATAAAGCTTACAAATTAGTTTAACATGAAAAACACCAGTCAGATCCAACTGACACAAGGCACTCAGCCTGACTCTGTATGGTGGACAAGGGagagagcagagctctggggtcAGAGAACTCACAGTTTCAAATCACTGTCCCTTTCTGAGCCCCAGTTTACTTATTtgaaaagcaataataataaaatctaactCCCAAAACTTTTCATGAGGTTGAGATACAGCATGCAATGGGTCTTGTGTTTTCCCCAGATATGAAAAGGGTAGAAGGAAACACAGGAGGAATGGCAATGCTGAGCACAGCGAGGGTCTACCCAGCTATACTTAGAAAGCGCTGTCTTCAGAGACAAAGAAGCTCTCCCCACAGTGTGCAAGGCCCACAAGGAGGTAGGACCCAAACTTCTGTAATATCTGCCAGATCAAGGTCATGTCAAACACAGCTCTCTGCATTCCCAGAGAAGGCTTACAGAAGAACCCTCAGGGATGCTTTCATGGGGGAATGGTTTAAAGTTTCTTTTGGTGGGTAATTTGGGCAAGAAGAGAGCTAATAAAATGGAATCCGTTAGAGTAAAGCTAAAGGTAAATTACCTTCTTCACACAGATTAACATTTTTACAGTGTCAGTGAAACTAGGTTTCTCCCTTTGATCTCCCGTGGCTAGAGGCTGATATTTCACGGTTTCATTTGCACTTGGTCAAGCCCACATTTTCTTCTCACTTTGACGGGGAGCAACAGAAGGCAGGTGATGAGAGGAGAAGCACAATCACTTGGTTCACatgagagagcaaagcagacctGAACATGGGAAGGGAGCTTGAGGATGGTGGTTTTGGTGGCAAGGAGCGACTATTGCTGGCCGTATGACTGCAGAGTAACaatgaaaccaaacaaaataatctTAAGACTCTTAACAGGCTCCTACCCCTTTCTTATTCTTTGTGAGACACAAGGAGGGAGCAGGAGCTTCTAAGAACGAACCATTCAGCTTTTCTCAAAAGTCAATAGGCAGGGACACAGCTGGTTTCAAACTCAGTGAACTGAAACAGCAACAGGGGCCAAAGGTGCAGAAAGCAaacttatttataataaatttaaaaagcagtggcttttctttataaaagaaacacattatgTGACATAAATCAAAACcggaatgaaaaaataatttttccatctaagtatataaaatataagagaaGGTTGCAGTAAATAAGAATGAACATTTTTGATTTATTCAAAGTTTCAATCTAAAACTGCAATGAAATCTACCACCTTTATTACAAGGGGACGGATGGTTCCTGAACAGAAAGAAACTAAGGTCAAGGAAGATGGCACCGGACTTTGGAGAGACCCAAACCGTCCAAGTGTGCAGAAGGTTTGGTCCAGTAGATCGCGGGTGGGCTAAAAGCCACATTTTGTTGAGAAATGCTGTCAGAATTGGTTAAAGAGTATAAACCTccataagaaaaattaaagatggcAAACTCAATCCGGACCCTGTTTATTTCAGGTCAATAATGTCTTCATCCGAGGAGGCTGTGAGCTGAAAGGGGCTGCTGCCCCACACAGGGCTGCCTTCTCTGTCCGCCACAGGGTCCTGCTCAGAGCCCGTTGAGTGGTAGCGCCCCTCGGGATTGGCTTCTGGAGCAGAAGGACTTTCCAAGGAGCCCATGGTGATCCTAGAAGAGAAAAGTCACGTAACTGATCCCTGGAGAGCACTAGCGACCTGGGCCCCTTCCGTCAGGCAGTTTCCTGCTCATTTGAGCTCATAAAGCCCGTCTCCCCCGCACAACCCACCCATCAGAGGAGAAAGGTAGGGACATGCAGGAGTCATCCCCGCAGGGTGTGGGGTCTGCAGTCAGCCAGCCCTACCTCATGGGCTACTGGGAGTTTTAAAGGCCAGAAGTGACACATAGGAGATGTCTGGGGTGTTTTTTGCCTTTCTAAAGGGCAAGTCGGGATAATGTCACTCTCTGCCTAAAACCCTCCTGGGCTGGGGCTCCCTGCGGCCTGAGGATAAGGCTGACACTCCAACCGGCAGGGCCACAGACCACAGATCTGCCCCTGCGGAcccttctgcctcctcccagcCTACCTCACCCCCTTGATTTTCTCTTGTACTCAGGACACTCTCTTGATAGCTGCAAAACCAATTTGACCAAGTTCAGGAGGTTCATTCATTCAACGAGTACTCATTTGGCCTGTGAAAGCCCCCCAGGCCCAGCCTTTGGCCGCTCAACAGGCCATGCCTTTCAGAGCCCCTGCTGTTCCCCTCATGCCTTCTAATTCAGTCAAAGCTTGGCTCAATGCCACTTCCTCCGAGAAGCCCTTTTGACATCCCTCTCCCAAAGTAGAATTCTACCCACTCCCCCatcgctttttaaaaatttccttacaGCACTTGTCACTATTGGAAATGACTTAATTTGCTTACTTGTTTATAGGTTTATGGTCTGTGTCTCTATACTAGAATGTAAAGTCCAGGAGGGCAGGACTTGCCACGAAATAGGGCTCAGTTTATGGGATTACAGCATCTGTGAATGCCAACTCCCTCTGGGCCAGATTAATGCTAACTGGATCTATGAGACCTGGCTCTGTCTCATAGAGACTGTCTCATGAGACCGTCCCTGCTCTAGGTGGGGGGTGGCCCGCACTCCTCATTCCTTGTGTCACCTGCCGTCCAGGAATGCTGAAATTCCTAGAGTGTTTTTGTTGGCCTTCCCCCTGGCCTGTGGACCCCCAAGAGTGATCTGCGTATCCCCAACACCCAGCTCAGGGCCTGGTGCTCTGAGAATGGGTGTTGAGTGAATTACTAGAGTCTGGACATGTTGCCCCCTTATTCTCCATTCAGGAGCTTGAGGGACGCGGAGGCTCTTAGAGGACAAATCAGTGGGATTTAACAAACGTTCATGGACATGGGATATTGACATGCCGTTCATTGACGTGAACATCCAAAAAGGCTATCCCTGTTTCTATTCCCACCAGAAGCATTAGAGAGGGCCTATTATCTGTCCTATTGAGCATTGTCACTTAAAAATATCTCtgtcggggagcctgggtggtatcgtcaggtaagcatctgactcttggttttggctcaggttatgagatcgagtcccacactgggttccattcttagcgtggagtctgcttgagagtcaatttccatctccctctgcccctcccgctcatgcttgctctttctctctctctcaaattaataaataaatcttttttttaaaaagtgtcaatctggtgaggggaaaaaaaaggaaagaaggaaaaaaaaatctcttaatgtatttttatgagCTTCACTGAGTTGTAATTGAGGTTGCCCCCTTGCCTGGCGCGTCCCTTCCCCCCGGGGCCAGCCTTGGGGTCCTCAGAGAGGGGCTGGATGCTGACTTTCTGGCCATGGCATTATCAGTCAGCGAAAGGGCCTCATGGCAGTTCTGTGACCCAAAGGGCCACACCCTGAGCAGGGACAGCTGGGGATGGCCTGCTGTACCTGTCACTGCTAGTTGATCTCGCTGTCCCTGGCTTTGGGCCTCCTTGGCTTTCTTCTAATTGCTTCCGGGCTTTTGATTTGGGCTTTGGTGCTCCTTCTGACCTGGGTCCAGCTTCATCAGAGAGGCCTGGATTAGAGGGGAGAAGCGCAGGTCAGGGGGTTATTACCTAACACTGGGCTGCCTTGGAGATAGAAAacgtccttttatttttttcttggttggcTACTGGTGCATTATTGGGTTAGAGTCAGGAAGCGTTGataaagtacatattttaaatgtactttattacatttataaattatattatattaattggTTTTCTTGTAGgcagaagggttttttttttatccctgttttttttttttatccctataaagaatatattcataggaaggaatggagggaggaaggaaactcAGAACGGTctagaggagaagagaaaatctATGATCCTACCACTGGAGACAATAATTCTCCAACTCCGAGGCTCAATTTCAGAAAAGCACAGTGGTTTGTGAAACAGCAGGCTGCAGATCATGCTTTCATAGGGAATAGTGGGTTAAAATAGCAACATGCATACTTTGAAAGCACAATGGAAGGCACTGACTTCTAAGACTGACCCACTTTGGTGGAGTCAAAGCCTGCCCATCAGGTGGCCGGCCTCCCTTCCCCAGGAGTCAGGAAACGTGACTGCAGGCCAGGGGTGCCCTAAGGTGATCTGTCCTTGCAGTTTAGGCCGTGCAGGTCCCAATTAGGTTTCAAACCAGTTCTTACTGGTTTAGCGCAtcacttcctttttcttcagtttattttcaCCATTGGGAACAATAGTCTTTCTAGCGGTCTCGCCTCCGCACGACTATCCCGTGCTTCGTGCTTTTCTGGTCTGATCTCCCATCAGTGTTACGGAGAGAGAGAGTTCTACCAAATATCTCACGTCCGCACCGTGCCTACAGACCTGCCCCCACGTCTCTGGGCTCTGAGAAGTCGTAACTGAACTGCACCATGGATACCAAAAACATGGTGAATTTAAACTTTCAAATATCACACGTTATCTGAGAACTGCATGTTGTAAACCCTTCTAGACACTTTCGAGGAAATCCTACATATACAGATActtacattttaagaaattgcatCAGACTAGATCTACTGTGTTGTAAACTGCCGTTTCCACTCTTAATCTGATATGGGCAGCCTTCCACACCAATAAATACAGACTGACACATCGTTGTTGGGGGTTGACTGTATACTATTCCTAGGTATAGCTGCACTATAACAGGTTTATAAATCCCTTGTTAAAGgggaagtttcttttttaacacaTTGTTTTCGAGGATGATTAACGTCCAAAGATGAAACCAGCTGGCCTATTTATAagcaataaaaacacaaaaacggCCCGCCATTACCCAGCAATTCCCTGCGTGTCCTGCTGGCTATTTCCTTAATCTCCATGCGGGATAGGGACAGGGAGTGAGTGACGGGAATGGCGGCGATGCCTAGGCCGATGGCCGTGGGAGGGGTGACGGCCTTGGAGACCAGAGGCGACTTCAGAGGTCGTTCGATGCTTCTGCCCACAAGGTTTCTGAGCGGAATCTTGTACAGATTTTTGGATGGAGTTTCACCTGAAATATGATCGAGAGAAGAACATGAGAACTCTAAGCCAGGTCTGTACTATTTACGAGGGTGACTTCTGGTTCCTCAACCCAGGGAGCAGGAAAGAATTATGCTGCATGCTGACCTCTCAGACCCCATTAGGGGCAACAGAGGGATGATGCCTGATGGCTTTGGTTTTAAGGGCACCACTTTCACAGGTACATAGTGAAAAATGCCCCTGCTACTGTCTCCATGTGCCCAGCTTCTAGGAGGACAGACAGCGGCAGCATGCTCAGAAGCACCCTTCCTGCTTGGGATTCCCGGTGCTTCCAGGGACAGGAGGAGAAATGGCTGATGTGAAGAGCGGCCAGGAAAAGCGCTCAGAGCTCAGCGGTAACCACAGCAAAGGTCTTTGGGATTTGTGAGCAGAGGCAGATGGAATGAAAGCTGAGTGCACTCCATAGGATTTAGGACTCTATCCTTTTGGCTATAAAAACCTACCAGATCATTGACATCCCTGAAGGAAAAACACCTTTGCTGGGGCAAGTTGGAATTTCTagccctcaactcccttctccccatgGAAACAATTCTTTTCATaatgggatttttgttgttgttgttatcatgAATTTCTTAAGAATGCAACCAATGCATTCAGAATGCAAGGctttatatatctttaaatagtGACTTCGTTAGGCAGTAATCACATGTTGGTATTTGAGAATGAACTAGAGAAATCAGAatggagggactcctgggtggctcagtccattcagcatctgcctttggcccaggtcatgattccagggtcctgggatggagtcccgcggtgggcttcctgctgagcagtaagtctttctccctcttcctctgaccttctgcctgcttgtgcatgtgcgcacacactttctctctctcaaataaataaaaatcttaaaaaaaaaaaagaaaccagaatagATTGGAAATATctattaataagacagtaaaaatTGACTTCACCTTCCcccaaggaagaaggaaatactgGAGTATCTCGGCCTGGGGGTGTCTGCGGAGAATTATGGGCACTGGCCCCCTTGGAGCTACCTCCGGATGAGACCTCATTCACAGCAGTGGTTGCTGTGAAGTAAATATCCGActagaatgaaagagaaagcattAGGGAGCTGCATGGCTTAGAGGCCCGCACCCATGGCCCTCCCGTCATCACCGCAAAGCCTGCAACCTTTCTTGGCTCAGCTGCTCTGTCCTTGGGGTATGCAGTGTGGTAACGCACCTGGGCACGGGGCTTCCAGAGCAAAAGTCCTGCACTGTCACCCCAGACCTTGCCTAGGTATCCAGTCCCCCACACTTTCCCTTATTTGCTTGTTGATTCACAACAGGAAAGAGTCCATTTCCCAAGCCAGTGCACACCGGCCTAACAGGAACGTCAGGCCCGCCGCAGTGTCAGACCTGGAAACTATCTGGGGTTCAGTCCGGTCCACTTACAGATGGGGGCACGGACCTTTCATTCACTGGTTTAGCAAACACTCATGCACACGGGCCCTGTGCTGGCTCTGGCCGAAACAGCAGGGGGCGGGG
It encodes:
- the SLC2A8 gene encoding solute carrier family 2, facilitated glucose transporter member 8 isoform X1, with translation MTPEDREETQPLLRPPDGSAPLSRRVFLAAFAAALGPLSFGFVLGYSSPAIPSLRRAASPALRLDDAAASWFGAIVTLGAAAGGVLGGWLVDRAGRKLSLLLCTAPFVVGFAVITAAQNVWMLLGGRLLTGLACGIASLVAPVYISEISYPAVRGLLGSCVQLMVVTGILLAYLAGWVLEWRWLAVLGCAPASFMLLLMCYMPETPRFLLTRQRHQEAMAAMHFLWGSEQVQEEAPAGAEHQGFRLAQLRHPGIYKPFIIGVSLMAFQQLSGINAVMFYAETIFEKAKFKDSSLASVIVGIIQVLFTALAALIMDRAGRRLLLTLSGVVLVFSASAFGAYFRLMQGGPGNSSHVQLLSPLSVEPASASVGLAWLAVGSVCLFIAGFAVGWGPIPWLLMSEIFPLHVKGVATGVCVLTNWFMAFLVTKEFSSVMEVLRPYGAFWLASAFCILSVLFTLSCVPETKGKTLEEITAHFEGR